The proteins below are encoded in one region of Solidesulfovibrio fructosivorans JJ]:
- a CDS encoding ABC transporter ATP-binding protein yields the protein MSMFRTLLGYLKPYKYLFLLGLGLVALASAMELLKPWPLTLAVDQIIGHKPLDVMGWKPDLAAISIGVQLLTVVGMLVGVHFLVGFVQLLNNYLTIRMGQDMVQDLRCDLFDHLQRQSLRFHQNWPTGDLIYRIMGDTYAVQALLMNGVFTTVTSTALLLGMLVVCLQMDAELTLYALCVIPLLFVAISRVSRKIGDLTTETHLKESQVYTTVERIFSSITLVQAFGREDEERRRFVSESQRSFDRKLSLYALQTVYGWLVSGITAAGTALVLYVGVRHVIDGLLSTGELLVFIAYLASLYTPLNNLSVTVGGIRGSLAQAKRVMDVLAVDEAVPEAPDAPALAVSKAEVRFDAVSFGYVPEKMVLNDVDFICPGGSTVAVVGQTGAGKTSLISLLLRFYDPQKGAITIDGQDLRSVGLKSLRDKIAIVLQETQLFPMSVHDNIAYGKKQATREEVERVARLANAHDFIAALPKGYDTILGEKGSNLSGGQRQRLAIARALLKDAPLLILDEPTSALDAETEALIMEGLERLMENRTTFVIAHRLSMMRRADVILVIKNQRIHEMGSYDELMARNGEFARLHAIQMGKGRPEKLPPHPLVA from the coding sequence ATGAGCATGTTCCGCACGCTGCTGGGCTACCTCAAGCCCTACAAGTACCTGTTCCTCCTGGGGCTTGGCCTGGTCGCCCTGGCCAGCGCCATGGAGCTCCTCAAACCCTGGCCGCTGACCTTGGCCGTGGACCAGATCATCGGCCACAAGCCCCTGGACGTCATGGGCTGGAAGCCCGATCTGGCCGCCATCTCCATCGGCGTCCAGCTGCTTACCGTGGTCGGCATGCTGGTCGGCGTGCACTTTCTGGTGGGCTTCGTGCAACTCCTCAACAACTACCTGACCATCCGCATGGGTCAGGACATGGTGCAGGATCTGCGCTGCGACCTCTTCGACCATCTCCAGCGCCAGTCCCTGCGCTTCCACCAGAACTGGCCCACGGGCGACCTCATCTACCGCATCATGGGCGACACCTACGCCGTGCAGGCGCTTTTGATGAACGGCGTTTTCACCACGGTGACGAGCACCGCGCTGCTCCTCGGCATGCTGGTGGTGTGCCTGCAGATGGACGCGGAACTCACGCTCTACGCCTTGTGCGTCATCCCGCTGCTTTTCGTCGCCATATCGAGAGTGTCGCGCAAGATCGGCGACCTGACCACCGAGACGCATCTCAAGGAGTCCCAGGTCTACACCACGGTGGAGCGCATCTTTTCCTCCATCACCCTGGTCCAGGCCTTCGGCCGCGAGGATGAGGAACGCCGCAGGTTCGTGTCCGAGTCCCAGCGTTCCTTCGACCGCAAGCTGTCGCTCTACGCCTTGCAGACGGTCTACGGCTGGCTGGTTTCCGGCATCACCGCCGCCGGCACGGCGCTGGTCCTCTACGTCGGCGTGCGCCACGTGATCGACGGCCTGCTTTCCACCGGCGAGCTGCTGGTCTTCATCGCCTATCTGGCCTCGCTGTATACGCCGCTCAACAACCTGAGCGTCACCGTGGGCGGCATCCGGGGCTCCCTGGCCCAGGCCAAGCGCGTCATGGACGTTTTGGCCGTGGACGAGGCCGTGCCCGAGGCGCCCGATGCTCCGGCCCTGGCCGTGAGCAAGGCCGAGGTGCGTTTCGATGCGGTGTCCTTCGGCTATGTCCCGGAAAAGATGGTTCTAAACGACGTCGATTTCATCTGCCCCGGCGGCTCCACCGTGGCCGTGGTCGGTCAGACCGGGGCCGGCAAGACCTCGCTTATCAGCCTGCTGCTGCGTTTTTACGATCCCCAGAAGGGGGCCATCACCATCGACGGCCAGGATCTGCGTTCGGTCGGCCTCAAAAGCCTGCGCGACAAGATCGCCATCGTGCTCCAGGAAACCCAGCTCTTCCCCATGTCCGTGCACGATAATATCGCCTACGGCAAAAAGCAGGCGACCCGCGAGGAAGTGGAGCGCGTGGCCAGGCTCGCCAACGCCCACGACTTCATCGCGGCCCTGCCCAAGGGCTACGACACCATCCTCGGCGAAAAGGGCTCCAACCTGTCCGGCGGCCAGCGCCAGCGTCTGGCCATCGCCCGGGCGCTGCTCAAGGACGCGCCGCTTTTAATCCTCGACGAGCCCACTTCGGCCCTCGACGCCGAGACCGAGGCCCTCATCATGGAAGGCCTGGAGCGGCTCATGGAAAACCGCACCACCTTCGTCATCGCCCACCGCCTGTCCATGATGCGCCGGGCCGACGTCATCCTGGTCATCAAGAACCAGCGCATCCACGAAATGGGTTCCTACGACGAGCTGATGGCTAGAAACGGCGAATTCGCTCGCCTGCACGCCATCCAGATGGGCAAGGGACGCCCCGAGAAGTTGCCGCCGCACCCCTTGGTAGCTTAA